The genomic region GCTCATATTATGATAGCTGTTCCAAAAGGTATTACAACTGAAGATGAACAAAAGGCTAAAGAAAAAATATTCCTTATTGCCGATAGTTTAAAAGCAGGAAAAGATTTTAGTGAAATGGCAAAATTATATTCCGATGATAAAGGCTCAGCAAAAAAAGGAGGCGTACTTCCTATGTTTGGAACAGGCAGAATGGTAGAAGAATTTGAAAAAGCTGCTTTTGCACTATCTAATATAAATGATATTTCAGAACCGGTTAAAACTGCTTTTGGCTGGCATCTTATCAAACTAATTGATAAAAAAGAAATAGGAACTTTTGATAAATTAAAAGCTGAAATCAAAACAAAAATATTAAAAGACACAAGGTCACAAAAAAGTAAAGAAGCTATAATTATTAAATTAAAAAATGAGTATAATTTTACCGAATACCCAAAAAGATTAGCTGAATTTTATAATGTAGTTGATGACTCATATTTTAAAGCAGAATGGGACCCTGCAAAAGCAAAAAACCTTAATAAAACTATATTTACTTTACTTGATAAAAAATATAACCAGCAAGAATTTACTCAATTTTTAAACAAAATACAAAATAAAAGGAAACCTGTTGAAATTAAAGAAATAGTTGACAAAAACTATAACAGATTTGTTAGAATAAGTATTATCAGATTTGAAAAAGCAAGATTAGAAACTAAATACCCCGAATTCAAATACCTGATGCAAGAATATCATGATGGTATTTTATTATTTGAACTTACCGATAAAATGGTTTGGTCAAAAGCTGTGCAGGATACAACAGGCTTATTGGAATTTCATGAAAAAAATAAAGATAAATATATGTGGGGAGAAAGATATGAATGCTCAATATATTTTTGTGAAAATGAAAAAACCCTTAAAAAAGTTCAAAAACTAATTGATAATCGTTCAACAAAGCCAATATCTGATGACGAAATGCTTAATACCATAAACAAAGGAGGAAAAGAACTTTTAAAAATTAATACAGGGGTATTCTCTAAAGGAGATAACGAACTAATTGATCACACTTTCTGGGGAATTGGTTCATTTGATAAAATTGAAAAAGAAACAAATTTTATTGCTTTCTCAGGTAAAAAAGTAGCTCCTTGTCCAAAAACTTTACAAGAAGCAAAAGGACTGATAACTGCTGATTATCAAACATATCTTGAAAAAGAATGGATAAAAGAATTAAGAAATAAATATAAAATAACTATCAACAAAGAAGTACTTGATTCAATAAATTAAGGTAATTAAAAATGAAAAAACTATTATTATTTATATTTCTTTTTCATTTTATTACAGCATGTAATATATCAGATAACAAGAAAAACGAAATACCAATAGCAAGAGCATATAAAAATTTATTATATTTATCAGATATTAAAAGTTCAATCCCCGATAATATTTCTGATAAGGATAGTATCTTATATGTAAAAAAAATTATTGATAAATGGCTCAAAGATCAATTATTGCTCGAAAAAGCCGAACTTAATTTATCAAAAGAACAAAAAGACATTAGTAATCTACTTGATAATTATCGTTCTTCATTATTAATACACAGATATACGCAAAATCTCCTGAAACAAAAGTTAGATACAACTATTACACTAAAAAATATTGAAGAATATTATGCCACACATTCCGGAGAGTTCAGACTAAATAATAATATTATTAAAGCAATATATGTTCAACTTCCAAT from Bacteroidales bacterium harbors:
- a CDS encoding peptidylprolyl isomerase; this encodes MKKHLLKIFIITILFSQTGFAQNNEEIILTINDKKITKAEFERIYKKNNNIANSEIDKKSVQEYLDLFINFKLKVFEAESFGLDTSKAFINELNGYRKQLEKPYLTDNKVNDRLMQEAYERTQYDIKAKHILIKITKDASPKDTIEVYNKIVEIRNEILNGESFESMAKKYSDDPSAKNNGGNLGYFTAFQMVYSFETAAYNTNIGDISMPVRTKFGYHIIKVIDKRKAQGQIKVAHIMIAVPKGITTEDEQKAKEKIFLIADSLKAGKDFSEMAKLYSDDKGSAKKGGVLPMFGTGRMVEEFEKAAFALSNINDISEPVKTAFGWHLIKLIDKKEIGTFDKLKAEIKTKILKDTRSQKSKEAIIIKLKNEYNFTEYPKRLAEFYNVVDDSYFKAEWDPAKAKNLNKTIFTLLDKKYNQQEFTQFLNKIQNKRKPVEIKEIVDKNYNRFVRISIIRFEKARLETKYPEFKYLMQEYHDGILLFELTDKMVWSKAVQDTTGLLEFHEKNKDKYMWGERYECSIYFCENEKTLKKVQKLIDNRSTKPISDDEMLNTINKGGKELLKINTGVFSKGDNELIDHTFWGIGSFDKIEKETNFIAFSGKKVAPCPKTLQEAKGLITADYQTYLEKEWIKELRNKYKITINKEVLDSIN